A genomic region of Dermacentor andersoni chromosome 9, qqDerAnde1_hic_scaffold, whole genome shotgun sequence contains the following coding sequences:
- the LOC126527328 gene encoding uncharacterized protein — protein MHSMVVTVALVAALAATTLAQSEGQVDTECVRRFRVCEQECVAEAETSKQMANCTRECESKNDCDQPSCPQDYDDSKCLLQTPFLRTCYVDAMCPEGSRCCATGDEACEWRCTWLF, from the exons ATGCACTCGATGGTTGTGACAGTCGCTCTCGTCGCGGCGCTGGCGGCTACAACGCTGGCCCAGTCCGAGGGTCAGGTGGACACGGAGTGTGTCCGGCGCTTCCGAGTCTGCGAGCAGGAGTGCGTCGCCGAGGCCGAGACGTCCAAGCAGATGGCCAACTGCACGCGAGAGTGCGAGTCCAAGAACGACTGCGACCAGCCCA GCTGCCCTCAAGACTACGACGATAGCAAGTGCCTCCTGCAGACGCCGTTCCTCAGGACGTGCTACGTGGACGCCATGTGCCCCGAGGGTAGTCGATGCTGCGCGACGGGGGACGAAGCGTGCGAATGGCGGTGCACTTGGCTCTTCTGA